The Nitrospira sp. SG-bin1 genome window below encodes:
- a CDS encoding sulfurase gives MSGSTLYSEVSVAGDKRIRVISLQVGLPKTVGIVEGADPHDQRWTTGFFKHPTTASLWLGRLNLDGDGQADLDNHGGPDKAVNVYPGEHYPYWTQTIGLTNLQAGGFGENFTTEGALESDICIGDVFEIGESRVQVSQPRQPCWKLARRWGVKDLALRVQETGRTGWYFRVLREGHVRAGSDLVLVDRPYPRWTVSAANQVMHHRLNDRQAARELANCVPLSSRWRTKLERRAITGIHEQTASRLDGPLPK, from the coding sequence GTGAGCGGATCGACGCTCTATTCGGAGGTCAGCGTGGCAGGAGACAAACGGATACGAGTCATATCGCTACAGGTCGGCCTGCCTAAAACTGTCGGGATTGTCGAAGGAGCTGACCCACATGATCAGAGATGGACGACCGGCTTCTTTAAGCATCCGACGACCGCATCCCTATGGCTTGGACGTCTCAACCTCGATGGAGACGGGCAAGCGGATTTAGACAATCATGGTGGACCTGATAAAGCGGTGAATGTCTACCCAGGTGAACACTACCCTTATTGGACTCAAACCATAGGACTGACGAATCTTCAAGCAGGTGGGTTCGGAGAAAATTTTACAACCGAAGGCGCATTGGAGAGTGACATCTGTATCGGCGACGTGTTTGAAATCGGGGAATCTCGTGTGCAAGTCTCACAGCCCAGACAACCCTGTTGGAAGCTGGCACGCCGTTGGGGGGTAAAGGATTTGGCTCTTCGTGTTCAGGAAACGGGTCGTACTGGTTGGTATTTCAGAGTGCTCCGTGAAGGACATGTTCGGGCAGGGAGCGACTTGGTGTTAGTGGACCGACCGTATCCCCGGTGGACGGTGTCCGCAGCAAACCAGGTCATGCATCATCGGTTGAATGACAGGCAGGCGGCGAGAGAGCTTGCTAATTGTGTGCCTCTCTCATCACGATGGCGCACGAAGCTTGAACGACGGGCGATCACAGGAATACACGAGCAGACGGCTTCTCGACTCGACGGACCACTTCCCAAATAG
- a CDS encoding DNA-binding response regulator, translating into MSKPRVLLADDHALVLEGFKKLLEEHCQIVGSAEDGRSLLDAAKRLRPDLVVLDISMPRLNGLDAARRLRKMLPQARLIFVTVHADQDYVNQAFKAGASAYLLKRSAGSELLQAIDAVMKGNYYVTSLIAKNLVQSAISDTEPDTDGEGRLPVRQREILQLVAEGLTLKEIASTLGLSPKTVEYHKSKLMEQLGLHTTAELTKYALAHGLTSSSE; encoded by the coding sequence ATGAGCAAGCCCCGCGTACTCTTGGCGGACGACCATGCTTTAGTGCTGGAAGGGTTCAAAAAGCTGCTGGAAGAACATTGTCAGATCGTAGGTTCCGCGGAGGACGGTCGGTCTTTGCTGGATGCGGCGAAACGATTGCGGCCGGACCTCGTAGTCTTGGATATTTCGATGCCCAGACTGAACGGCCTTGATGCGGCCCGTCGTTTGCGAAAGATGCTCCCTCAGGCTCGTTTGATTTTTGTGACTGTCCATGCAGATCAGGACTATGTCAATCAAGCCTTCAAGGCTGGGGCATCCGCCTACCTGCTGAAACGGTCGGCGGGGTCTGAGCTGTTACAGGCCATTGATGCGGTGATGAAGGGCAACTACTACGTCACCTCATTGATTGCAAAAAATCTTGTCCAATCAGCGATCTCCGACACTGAGCCGGACACTGACGGCGAGGGGCGCTTGCCGGTGCGACAGCGAGAAATCTTACAGCTCGTGGCCGAGGGGCTGACTCTCAAAGAAATCGCTTCAACGCTTGGTTTATCTCCCAAGACGGTCGAGTATCACAAGTCGAAGCTGATGGAACAGCTGGGTCTCCATACGACGGCTGAACTGACCAAATACGCCCTCGCCCACGGCCTCACTTCTTCATCCGAATAA
- a CDS encoding methane monooxygenase/ammonia monooxygenase subunit B yields MNAKHTFKLWVMGICGAATLALTPVVDITPAFAHGERSQEPFLRMRTVNWYDTEWVGKSTKVNDVTELKGKFHLSEDWPRAVVKPNRTFINVGSPSSVFVRLSSKVNGTPMFVSGPMEIGRDYEYVVTLKARLPGHHHLHPMFAVKDAGPIAGPGGWMDITGRYEDFTNPIKTLTGETFDSETMGTATGIMWHLFWAAVAIFWVGFFMIRPMYLVRARVLAAYGDEILLDPIDRKVGTAVLIFTLVVVTVGYLAADARHPVTVPLQAGETKVKPLPVKPNPLMVEVTHAEYDVPGRALRMTLHATNNGTEPVTIGEFTTAGIRFTNKVGAAKLDPNYPPELVAQAGLTMDNEAPIQPGQTVDIKVESKDVLWEVQRLVDILHDPDQRFAGLLMSWTDKGERLINPIWAPVLPVFTRLGA; encoded by the coding sequence ATGAACGCCAAACACACCTTTAAACTCTGGGTAATGGGCATCTGCGGGGCGGCGACGCTGGCACTTACGCCTGTTGTCGATATCACTCCCGCATTTGCACACGGTGAGCGTTCACAGGAACCGTTCCTGCGGATGCGTACCGTGAACTGGTATGACACCGAATGGGTCGGAAAATCGACCAAAGTCAATGACGTGACGGAACTGAAAGGTAAGTTTCACTTGTCCGAGGACTGGCCTCGTGCGGTCGTGAAACCCAACCGTACCTTCATCAACGTCGGTTCTCCAAGTTCCGTCTTTGTGCGTCTGAGCTCGAAGGTCAATGGAACACCGATGTTCGTCTCGGGGCCAATGGAAATCGGGCGTGACTACGAATACGTCGTCACATTGAAAGCTCGGCTCCCCGGCCACCACCATCTTCATCCGATGTTTGCCGTCAAGGATGCGGGTCCGATCGCAGGACCTGGCGGATGGATGGATATCACGGGTCGATATGAAGACTTCACCAATCCGATTAAGACGCTGACCGGTGAAACCTTCGATTCAGAGACCATGGGCACGGCAACGGGAATCATGTGGCACCTGTTCTGGGCCGCAGTGGCCATCTTCTGGGTCGGCTTCTTCATGATTCGGCCGATGTACCTGGTTCGTGCGCGGGTGTTGGCGGCCTATGGAGATGAGATTCTCCTTGACCCAATCGACCGGAAGGTTGGTACGGCGGTGCTGATCTTCACCTTGGTCGTCGTGACGGTCGGGTATCTGGCTGCAGATGCACGGCATCCGGTGACCGTGCCACTTCAGGCCGGTGAAACCAAGGTAAAACCGCTGCCGGTCAAGCCGAACCCGTTGATGGTTGAAGTGACTCATGCTGAGTACGATGTTCCGGGTCGTGCCTTGCGCATGACTCTTCATGCGACGAATAACGGCACGGAACCGGTCACCATCGGAGAATTCACTACGGCAGGTATCCGGTTTACCAACAAGGTTGGGGCTGCTAAGCTCGATCCTAATTATCCACCAGAGCTGGTCGCACAAGCCGGCTTGACAATGGATAACGAAGCTCCGATTCAACCTGGTCAGACCGTCGACATCAAGGTCGAGTCCAAGGACGTTCTCTGGGAAGTGCAGCGGTTAGTGGACATCCTCCACGACCCGGATCAGCGCTTCGCAGGGCTGTTGATGTCCTGGACCGACAAGGGTGAACGGCTCATCAACCCGATCTGGGCGCCGGTTCTCCCAGTCTTCACACGACTGGGCGCCTAG
- a CDS encoding methane monooxygenase/ammonia monooxygenase subunit C, translated as MASPQTATTHDKGYDISQWYDSKPVKIGWLAMLGIGVFWVLYQRAFGYSHGLDSMTPEFDSVWMGLWRFNILANAVFFAVTIGWIWVTRDRNLANLDHKLELKRYFYWMGWLVCYIWGVYYAGSYTLEQDAAWHQVIIRDTSFTASHIVAFYGTFPLYITCGVASYLYAQTRLPLYSQATSFALVAAIVGPMFILPNVGLNEWGHAFW; from the coding sequence ATGGCATCACCTCAGACAGCAACAACACATGATAAGGGGTATGACATCTCGCAGTGGTACGATTCGAAGCCGGTGAAGATCGGCTGGTTGGCGATGTTAGGGATCGGGGTATTTTGGGTGCTGTATCAGCGGGCGTTCGGGTACTCGCACGGGTTGGATTCGATGACCCCGGAATTTGACTCGGTGTGGATGGGGCTGTGGCGGTTTAACATCTTGGCCAATGCCGTCTTCTTTGCCGTGACCATCGGGTGGATCTGGGTGACGCGGGATCGGAACCTGGCGAACCTGGACCACAAGCTGGAGCTGAAGCGGTACTTTTACTGGATGGGGTGGTTGGTGTGTTACATCTGGGGGGTGTACTACGCGGGCAGCTACACACTGGAGCAGGATGCGGCGTGGCATCAAGTGATCATCCGGGACACGAGCTTCACGGCGAGCCACATCGTGGCGTTCTACGGGACGTTCCCGCTGTACATCACGTGCGGGGTGGCGAGCTATCTGTATGCACAGACGCGGTTGCCGCTGTATAGCCAAGCGACCTCGTTCGCTTTAGTCGCGGCGATAGTGGGGCCGATGTTCATTCTGCCGAATGTCGGACTCAACGAGTGGGGCCATGCGTTCTGGT
- a CDS encoding universal stress protein, whose translation MVGTDRSKTAEQAVLWAARFADRYGADLFVVQVILPQHPSTTEFGTAEHTRAAAAKHELTDYVSQLVGERGHASVVMDEDPALAIVRAAEQEAIDVLVVGNSGMAGRKEFLLGNVPNRISHNSRCTVIIVNTQLLADAPLADAAPLSSSHTDPPVSEPHMGARAVKIATVMAKHGIQEFLSQPDQSDLATRRQQAKRLRAALEELGPTFSKLGQVLSTRPDLLPAEYIEELAMLQSHVPPMPESEVVRVAEQELRVPWEDVFESIDPKPLAAGTIAQVHRATLETGDRVVVKVQRPTARAEIEQDLALLKVFAQKVGKRPALNQVVDMEAVFKHLSTSLQRELDFRQEIENIGRMQMVLADYDRLAVPSVHRDLSTGRLLVMEEIQGSPIAQAPDGPERVEAARQLLESFYKQIIVEGFFHADPHPGNLMWWKDRIYLLDFGMVGAVDANVREHLLLLLMALWKEDTVFLSDIILMMAGSLDRSDLDVPQFQNDIGEMISKYRKAVLADMQIGPLLQEMSAIGVRHGVPLPASLTLAAKALAQVQLATAQLNPQLDPYGVAGKFLMRLMMKRMGAALDLKALVYQSQKLKVRAERVIEAIEHLIGARPGQKLVVNFKANSLEDTVRRAGRRLAVGLTAAASILASGLTVTSATAADWVPVSFGIVAGLLIVGLVLDLMRGR comes from the coding sequence ATGGTGGGCACCGACCGCTCCAAAACGGCCGAGCAGGCTGTGCTCTGGGCTGCTCGATTCGCTGACCGCTATGGTGCGGACTTGTTCGTGGTGCAGGTCATCTTGCCGCAGCACCCATCTACCACGGAATTCGGTACAGCGGAACACACGCGAGCGGCGGCTGCAAAGCATGAACTGACGGATTATGTCAGTCAGCTTGTCGGGGAGCGCGGACATGCGTCCGTCGTCATGGATGAGGACCCGGCGTTGGCCATCGTTCGCGCCGCCGAGCAAGAAGCCATCGATGTCTTAGTGGTGGGGAATTCGGGCATGGCGGGGAGAAAGGAGTTTTTGCTCGGGAACGTTCCGAACCGCATCAGTCATAATTCCCGTTGCACCGTGATCATCGTGAATACTCAGCTGTTAGCCGATGCGCCACTTGCGGACGCCGCCCCACTTAGTTCCTCCCACACCGACCCTCCCGTTTCTGAACCTCACATGGGGGCCCGAGCAGTCAAAATCGCCACCGTGATGGCGAAGCACGGCATACAAGAATTCTTGAGCCAACCCGATCAATCGGATCTCGCGACACGTCGTCAGCAAGCCAAGCGTCTCCGAGCCGCACTGGAAGAACTGGGTCCTACCTTTTCGAAATTGGGGCAGGTGTTGTCGACGCGTCCGGATCTTCTTCCTGCGGAATACATCGAAGAACTTGCGATGTTGCAGAGTCACGTCCCCCCGATGCCCGAGAGTGAAGTCGTGCGCGTGGCTGAGCAAGAATTACGGGTGCCGTGGGAAGATGTGTTCGAATCGATCGATCCCAAGCCGCTCGCGGCGGGAACCATCGCTCAAGTGCATCGGGCGACACTCGAGACCGGTGATCGGGTGGTCGTCAAGGTTCAGCGGCCTACGGCACGAGCCGAAATTGAACAGGATCTGGCTCTCCTGAAGGTTTTCGCACAGAAAGTCGGCAAGCGTCCCGCGCTGAATCAAGTGGTGGATATGGAGGCCGTGTTCAAACACCTCTCCACGTCGCTTCAGCGTGAACTCGACTTCCGTCAGGAAATCGAGAACATCGGCCGGATGCAGATGGTGCTCGCGGACTACGATCGATTAGCGGTCCCTTCCGTGCATCGGGATCTGTCGACCGGACGATTATTGGTGATGGAAGAGATTCAGGGTAGTCCGATCGCACAGGCACCGGACGGGCCAGAACGCGTCGAGGCCGCGCGTCAACTCTTGGAAAGTTTCTACAAGCAAATCATCGTCGAGGGTTTCTTCCATGCCGATCCTCACCCCGGCAATCTCATGTGGTGGAAGGACCGGATCTACCTCTTGGATTTCGGAATGGTCGGGGCGGTGGATGCCAATGTGCGCGAGCATCTCTTGTTGCTGCTGATGGCGTTGTGGAAAGAAGATACGGTGTTCCTGAGCGACATCATCCTGATGATGGCCGGCTCTCTTGATCGTAGCGATCTGGACGTGCCTCAGTTTCAGAATGACATCGGCGAAATGATCTCAAAATACCGTAAAGCGGTTCTGGCCGACATGCAAATCGGACCGCTGCTCCAGGAAATGAGTGCGATCGGGGTTCGACATGGAGTTCCACTGCCGGCGTCATTGACCCTTGCAGCCAAGGCGCTCGCGCAGGTCCAACTCGCGACCGCGCAGCTTAATCCTCAGCTCGATCCGTACGGTGTGGCGGGAAAATTCTTGATGCGATTGATGATGAAACGTATGGGCGCCGCCCTGGATCTCAAGGCGCTGGTGTATCAGTCGCAGAAGTTGAAAGTACGCGCCGAGCGGGTCATCGAAGCGATTGAACACCTCATCGGCGCCCGCCCCGGCCAGAAGCTGGTCGTCAACTTTAAGGCGAATTCACTGGAGGATACCGTTCGCCGTGCCGGTCGGCGTCTCGCCGTGGGGCTGACCGCTGCCGCCAGTATTCTCGCCAGCGGACTCACGGTCACCTCAGCAACGGCTGCGGATTGGGTCCCAGTGTCGTTCGGGATCGTCGCCGGGCTGCTGATCGTTGGATTGGTTCTCGATCTGATGCGTGGGCGCTAA
- a CDS encoding methane monooxygenase/ammonia monooxygenase subunit A, which yields MSVTFRTDEIIKASKLPPEGVAMSRHIDYIYFIPILFVTIVGTFHMHFDLLAGDWDFWLDWKDRQWWPIVTPITAITFCAALQYYNWVNYRQPFGATICILALLAGKWVTIVAAWWWWSNYPYNFVMPATLLPSAIVLDITLLLTRNWTLTAVIGAWMFAALFYPTNWAIFAYSHTPLVVDGTLLSWADYMGFLYVRTGTPEYIRMIEVGSLRTFGGHSTMISSFFAAFASSLMYILWWQFGKFFCTSYFYLTDDRQRTTKVYDVFAYATLANQDKAKIGGKA from the coding sequence ATGTCAGTTACGTTTAGAACCGATGAGATTATTAAGGCTTCGAAGCTGCCGCCTGAAGGCGTGGCGATGTCCAGGCACATCGACTACATTTATTTCATTCCGATTTTGTTTGTCACCATCGTCGGAACCTTCCACATGCACTTCGACCTGCTGGCGGGGGACTGGGACTTCTGGTTGGATTGGAAGGATCGTCAATGGTGGCCGATCGTGACCCCGATCACGGCGATCACGTTCTGTGCGGCGCTCCAGTACTACAATTGGGTGAACTATCGGCAGCCATTTGGAGCGACGATCTGCATCCTGGCCCTTCTGGCCGGTAAATGGGTGACGATCGTTGCCGCCTGGTGGTGGTGGTCCAACTATCCCTACAACTTCGTGATGCCGGCCACGTTGCTTCCGAGCGCGATTGTCCTGGACATTACCTTGTTGTTGACCAGGAACTGGACGTTGACGGCGGTCATTGGGGCCTGGATGTTTGCAGCCTTGTTCTATCCGACCAACTGGGCCATCTTTGCCTATAGCCATACGCCGCTCGTCGTCGATGGCACCTTGCTGTCCTGGGCGGACTATATGGGTTTCTTGTACGTTCGTACCGGTACTCCTGAGTACATCCGGATGATCGAGGTGGGCTCGCTGCGGACCTTCGGCGGTCACAGCACCATGATCTCATCCTTCTTTGCCGCGTTCGCGTCGTCGTTGATGTACATCCTGTGGTGGCAGTTCGGGAAGTTCTTCTGCACGTCCTACTTCTACCTGACGGATGACAGACAGCGGACCACGAAAGTGTACGACGTGTTTGCCTATGCAACGCTGGCGAACCAGGACAAAGCAAAAATCGGGGGGAAAGCATGA
- a CDS encoding hydroxymethylpyrimidine/phosphomethylpyrimidine kinase, with amino-acid sequence MKQVLTIAGSDSGGGAGIQADIKSMSANGVFAMSVITAITAQNTEEVTDVLELPPAIIASQIDAVFDDFDVAAVKTGMLSSAAIVEVIVKMLKPQNVVNLVVDPVMISKSGHSLLQPDAIEAVKTQLLPLALVVTPNVHEAQQLSGIDIASLADARRAAKVIHGFGCKHVLIKGGHLLNERATDLLYDGRFFNVLKGEFIETRHTHGTGCTFASALAAHLARGRSVLDSAQAAKSYVTEAIRHGLAIGHGQGPTDHFYFLDR; translated from the coding sequence TTGAAACAAGTACTCACCATTGCCGGCTCGGATTCCGGCGGCGGCGCGGGGATCCAGGCGGACATCAAATCCATGTCCGCCAACGGGGTGTTCGCCATGTCCGTCATCACGGCGATCACGGCTCAGAATACGGAAGAAGTGACCGATGTCCTCGAATTGCCTCCGGCCATCATCGCCTCGCAGATCGATGCCGTCTTCGACGACTTCGACGTGGCCGCCGTCAAGACCGGAATGCTGTCCTCGGCCGCCATTGTCGAAGTGATCGTGAAGATGTTGAAACCTCAAAACGTGGTGAACCTGGTCGTGGATCCGGTGATGATTTCGAAGAGCGGTCATTCGCTCTTGCAGCCGGACGCGATCGAGGCGGTGAAGACGCAGTTGCTTCCTCTGGCCCTGGTCGTGACACCGAACGTGCATGAGGCACAGCAACTGTCGGGAATTGACATCGCCTCGTTGGCCGATGCCCGGCGCGCGGCCAAAGTGATTCATGGATTCGGATGCAAGCATGTCTTGATCAAGGGCGGCCATTTACTCAATGAGCGGGCGACCGACTTGCTCTATGACGGACGTTTTTTCAACGTCTTGAAGGGGGAATTCATCGAAACCCGCCATACGCATGGCACCGGCTGTACCTTCGCCTCCGCACTGGCCGCTCATCTTGCAAGGGGGCGATCGGTGTTGGACTCCGCGCAGGCCGCCAAGTCCTATGTGACGGAAGCCATCCGGCATGGCTTGGCCATCGGCCACGGACAAGGGCCGACGGACCATTTTTATTTTCTCGACCGATAA
- a CDS encoding cytochrome C: MPKLGTLAAGAVLGIGLITVVFGGEAAISRTEFCISCHSEIYPYEELKKSSHWGALGMDPGCKDCHVPQGLSNFHKAIYTHVVDGVPFLIKEFTTDYSTVEKFNEHRPEAAYRARMKLKEWDSLTCRACHKNTKPPGASAKAAHAKMQSEGATCIDCHQNLVHKKVPEHDLNASIAQGKPVIKEVKKKADDDEDEKD; the protein is encoded by the coding sequence ATGCCAAAGCTTGGAACGTTAGCTGCTGGAGCCGTTCTTGGAATAGGGTTGATCACCGTCGTTTTCGGCGGTGAAGCCGCCATTTCAAGGACGGAATTTTGCATCAGTTGTCACTCGGAAATATACCCCTATGAGGAGTTGAAGAAGTCCTCACATTGGGGGGCTCTTGGCATGGATCCAGGGTGTAAGGACTGCCATGTACCTCAAGGGCTCTCAAATTTCCATAAGGCGATCTATACGCACGTGGTCGATGGGGTGCCGTTCCTCATCAAGGAATTCACCACGGACTATTCAACGGTTGAGAAGTTCAACGAACACCGGCCGGAAGCGGCCTACCGTGCTCGCATGAAGCTCAAAGAATGGGATAGTCTGACCTGTCGAGCCTGCCACAAGAATACGAAGCCGCCGGGGGCTTCAGCCAAAGCGGCACATGCCAAGATGCAAAGCGAGGGGGCGACGTGCATTGACTGTCATCAAAATCTCGTGCATAAAAAGGTACCTGAGCATGATCTCAATGCCAGCATTGCCCAAGGGAAGCCTGTAATAAAGGAAGTAAAAAAGAAAGCTGACGACGACGAAGACGAGAAAGACTAG